From a region of the Rhipicephalus microplus isolate Deutch F79 chromosome X, USDA_Rmic, whole genome shotgun sequence genome:
- the LOC142775781 gene encoding uncharacterized protein LOC142775781 isoform X1 gives MQAYVTAGTVIIQRMGRGSMHGSLIWKDCDLLGSFECTKLPNGWLQACFSSRAMQLAHMQSKSWSAPLVFCAGRSISIRQDTGIHNNVAAVTRGLVLHGHVQCIKNRAQKTNKYKGTASDCSPAQSLQQQKEHIVMSGAAAA, from the exons atgcaagcctatgtcactgctgggactgttatcattcagcggatggggcgtggaagcatgcatggcagcctcatctggaaggactgcgatctgcttgggagcttcgagtgcacaaaactgcctaacggctggctgcaag cctgtttcagcagcagagcgatgcagctagcacacatgcaatccaagtcatggagcgctcctttggtgttctgtgcaggacgcagcatatccatccggcaagacactggtatccacaataatg ttgcagcagtaacaaggggtttggtgctccacggtcatgtacagtgtatcaagaacagagcacagaagaccaacaagtataaagggactgccagtgactgttctcctgctcaaagtttacaacagcagaaagagcacattgtgatgtcaggagcagctgctgcttaa
- the LOC142775781 gene encoding uncharacterized protein LOC142775781 isoform X2 has translation MQAYVTAGTVIIQRMGRGSMHGSLIWKDCDLLGSFECTKLPNGWLQGRSISIRQDTGIHNNVAAVTRGLVLHGHVQCIKNRAQKTNKYKGTASDCSPAQSLQQQKEHIVMSGAAAA, from the exons atgcaagcctatgtcactgctgggactgttatcattcagcggatggggcgtggaagcatgcatggcagcctcatctggaaggactgcgatctgcttgggagcttcgagtgcacaaaactgcctaacggctggctgcaag gacgcagcatatccatccggcaagacactggtatccacaataatg ttgcagcagtaacaaggggtttggtgctccacggtcatgtacagtgtatcaagaacagagcacagaagaccaacaagtataaagggactgccagtgactgttctcctgctcaaagtttacaacagcagaaagagcacattgtgatgtcaggagcagctgctgcttaa